In Brachypodium distachyon strain Bd21 chromosome 2, Brachypodium_distachyon_v3.0, whole genome shotgun sequence, one genomic interval encodes:
- the LOC100830735 gene encoding potassium channel AKT1 isoform X1 produces MARYGPARMRACGPWGEGGSGGGGGDVGDALEKEMSRDGSHYSLSSGILPSLGARSNRRVKLRRFIISPYDRRYRLWETFLIVLVVYSAWVSPFEFGFIRIPTGGLAATDNVVNAFFAVDIILTFFVAYLNRLTYLLEDDPKRIAWRYTTSWFVLDVASTIPSEIARKMLPSKLRTYGFFNMLRLWRLRRVSSLFARLEKDRHFNYFWVRCAKLICVTLFAVHCAACFYYLIADRYPHPRDTWIGNTMPDFHYQGLWIRYVTSIYWSITTLTTVGYGDYHAENIREMIFNIFYMFFNLGLTAYLIGNMTNLVVHGTSRTRKYRDTIQAATSFALRNQLPTRLQDQMISHLSLKFRTDSEGLQQQETLDALPKAIRSSIAQYLFLTLVQKVYLFDGVSNDLIFQLVSEMKAEYFPPREDVILQNEAPTDFYILVSGSVEFVELQNGVEQVVGVAKSGDVVGEIGVLCYRPQLFTVRTRSLCQLLRMNRTTFLSIVQSNVGDGTIIMNNLIQLLKDQKDNSVMVGVLKEIENMLARGRLDLPITLCFAVTRGDDLLLQQLLKRGLDPNETDNDGRTALHIAASKGNEQCIRLLLDYGADPNARDPEGKVPLWEAVYAKHDAVVQLLLEGGADLSLGDTGLYACIAVEENNTELLEEILRHDGDVNRPAKDGNTPLHRAVCDGNVQMVELLLEHGADIDKQDSNGWTPRALADQQGHEEIQLLFKQRKAPRKYTSNGRVTPMLIGRFSSDPSMPNVIREDSELPRKVLTQKLLKRKVSFQNSLFGVISSTHPHRDTDHILSRGLAATGSPNYHQARQNSLIRVTISCPEKGNAAGKLVILPQSMKGLLELGAKKFDFTPAKVLTTEGAEIDEVELIRDGDHIVLASDDWVPDVAQIRCKNT; encoded by the exons ATGGCGAGGTACGGCCCCGCGAGGATGCGGGCGTGCGGGCCGTGGGGcgagggcggcagcggcggcggcggcggcgacgtgggcgACGCGCTCGAGAAGGAGATGTCGCGGGACGGCAGCCACTACAGTCTCTCCAGCGGCATCCTGCCGTCGCTCGGCGCGCGGAGCAACCGCCGCGTCAAGCTCCGCCGCTTCATTATCTCCCCCTACGATCGCCGATACAG ATTGTGGGAGACTTTCCTTATAGTTCTTGTAGTCTACTCTGCGTGGGTCTCCCCATTCGAATTTGGCTTCATTCGGATTCCTACAGGGGGCCTAGCTGCGACCGACAATGTCGTGAATGCATTCTTCGCAGTTGACATCATCCTGACCTTCTTTGTAGCTTACTTGAACAGACTGACCTATTTGCTTGAAGATGATCCAAAGAGGATTGCTTGGCGTTACACTACCAGTTGGTTTGTTCTTGACGTTGCCTCCACCATCCCATCAGAAATTGCTCGTAAGATGCTACCTTCAAAGCTCAGGACATATGGATTCTTTAACATGCTTCGTCTATGGCGTCTGCGGAGAGTCAGCTCTCTATTTGCTAG ATTGGAGAAGGATAGACACTTCAATTACTTCTGGGTTCGATGTGCAAAGCTCATTTGT GTCACACTTTTTGCTGTGCACTGTGCAGCATGCTTCTACTATCTTATTGCTGATAGGTATCCCCACCCAAGGGACACGTGGATTGGCAATACCATGCCAGATTTTCATTACCAGGGTTTGTGGATTCGCTATGTAACATCAATATATTGGTCAATCACCACACTTACCACTGTGGGATATGGGGATTATCATGCGGAAAACATAAGGGAGATGATTTTCAACATTTTCTACATGTTCTTTAACCTTGGATTGACTGCTTATTTGATCGGAAACATGACCAATTTGGTTGTCCACGGCACCAGCCGTACTCGGAAATAT AGAGATACAATTCAAGCAGCAACCAGTTTTGCCCTAAGGAATCAGTTACCAACACGGCTGCAAGATCAGATGATATCACATCTTAGCTTAAAGTTCAGGACAGACTCAGAAGGTCTTCAACAACAAGAGACTCTTGATGCACTGCCTAAGGCTATCAGATCTAGCATTGCTCAATATCTGTTTCTTACTCTGGTTCAAAAAGTTTACTTATTTGATGGAGTCTCTAATGATCTGATTTTTCAACTG GTTTCGGAGATGAAGGCTGAATATTTTCCACCAAGGGAGGATGTGATTTTGCAGAATGAAGCACCCACTGACTTCTACATTTTAGTTTCTGGTAGTGTG GAGTTTGTTGAGTTGCAAAATGGTGTGGAACAG GTGGTGGGAGTGGCTAAGTCAGGAGATGTTGTTGGAGAAATTGGCGTTCTTTGCTATAGGCCTCAACTATTCACAGTCCGAACGAGATCCTTATGTCAGCTTCTACGCATGAATCGTACCACCTTTCTCAGCATTGTTCAATCCAATGTTGGAGATGGAACTATCATAATGAACAACCTTATTCAG TTACTAAAAGATCAGAAAGACAACAGTGTAATGGTTGGTGTTCTGAAGGAGATTGAGAACATGCTAGCTCGGGGTCGTCTGGATTTGCCAATTACACTCTGCTTTGCAGTAACAAGAGGAGATGACCTTTTGTTGCAGCAACTACTTAAGCGTGGTTTAGATCCAAACGAGACAGATAACGATGGGCGTACAGCACTG CATATAGCTGCTTCCAAAGGAAATGAGCAGTGCATCAGGCTTCTATTAGATTATGGAGCTGATCCAAATGCCAGGG ATCCGGAAGGAAAGGTTCCGCTATGGGAGGCTGTGTATGCAAAGCATGATGCAGTTGTGCAGCTGTTACTCGAGGGTGGTGCAGATCTATCATTGGGCGATACAGGATTATATGCTTGCATCGCAGTTGAAGAAAACAACACAGAGCTGCTCGAGGAAATACTCCGTCATGACGGAGATGTAAACAGACCGGCCAAAGATGGAAACACTCCGCTGCACCGTGCTGTCTGTGATGGAAATGTTCAGATGGTTGAGTTGTTGCTGGAACACGGAGCTGACATCGACAAGCAGGACAGCAACGGTTGGACACCAAGAGCTCTAGCTGACCAACAAGGCCATGAAGAGATACAGCTCCTATTTAAACAACGGAAAGCGCCAAGAAAGTACACCTCAAATGGCAGGGTGACTCCTATGCTGATAGGCAGGTTCAGCAGTGATCCCTCAATGCCAAATGTGATCCGTGAAGATTCAGAGCTACCTCGCAAAGTTCTTACACAGAAGCTCCTCAAGAGGAAAGTTAGCTTTCAGAACTCCCTTTTCGGTGTCATCTCTTCGACTCATCCACACCGAGACACTGACCATATACTCTCAAGAGGTCTTGCAGCAACAGGTAGTCCCAATTATCACCAAGCCCGTCAGAACTCACTCATCAGGGTGACGATCAGCTGTCCCGAGAAGGGGAACGCTGCTGGGAAGCTTGTGATCCTACCGCAGTCGATGAAGGGTCTTCTTGAGCTAGGTgcgaagaagtttgacttcaCCCCTGCTAAGGTCCTGACAACCGAGGGTGCTGAGATTGACGAGGTTGAGCTCATCAGAGATGGTGATCATATTGTTCTTGCCAGCGATGACTGGGTGCCAGATGTTGCACAAATAAGATGTAAAAATACGTGA
- the LOC100830735 gene encoding potassium channel AKT1 isoform X2 yields MARYGPARMRACGPWGEGGSGGGGGDVGDALEKEMSRDGSHYSLSSGILPSLGARSNRRVKLRRFIISPYDRRYRLWETFLIVLVVYSAWVSPFEFGFIRIPTGGLAATDNVVNAFFAVDIILTFFVAYLNRLTYLLEDDPKRIAWRYTTSWFVLDVASTIPSEIARKMLPSKLRTYGFFNMLRLWRLRRVSSLFARLEKDRHFNYFWVRCAKLICVTLFAVHCAACFYYLIADRYPHPRDTWIGNTMPDFHYQGLWIRYVTSIYWSITTLTTVGYGDYHAENIREMIFNIFYMFFNLGLTAYLIGNMTNLVVHGTSRTRKYRDTIQAATSFALRNQLPTRLQDQMISHLSLKFRTDSEGLQQQETLDALPKAIRSSIAQYLFLTLVQKVYLFDGVSNDLIFQLVSEMKAEYFPPREDVILQNEAPTDFYILVSGSVEFVELQNGVEQVVGVAKSGDVVGEIGVLCYRPQLFTVRTRSLCQLLRMNRTTFLSIVQSNVGDGTIIMNNLIQLLKDQKDNSVMVGVLKEIENMLARGRLDLPITLCFAVTRGDDLLLQQLLKRGLDPNETDNDGRTALIRKERFRYGRLCMQSMMQLCSCYSRVVQIYHWAIQDYMLASQLKKTTQSCSRKYSVMTEM; encoded by the exons ATGGCGAGGTACGGCCCCGCGAGGATGCGGGCGTGCGGGCCGTGGGGcgagggcggcagcggcggcggcggcggcgacgtgggcgACGCGCTCGAGAAGGAGATGTCGCGGGACGGCAGCCACTACAGTCTCTCCAGCGGCATCCTGCCGTCGCTCGGCGCGCGGAGCAACCGCCGCGTCAAGCTCCGCCGCTTCATTATCTCCCCCTACGATCGCCGATACAG ATTGTGGGAGACTTTCCTTATAGTTCTTGTAGTCTACTCTGCGTGGGTCTCCCCATTCGAATTTGGCTTCATTCGGATTCCTACAGGGGGCCTAGCTGCGACCGACAATGTCGTGAATGCATTCTTCGCAGTTGACATCATCCTGACCTTCTTTGTAGCTTACTTGAACAGACTGACCTATTTGCTTGAAGATGATCCAAAGAGGATTGCTTGGCGTTACACTACCAGTTGGTTTGTTCTTGACGTTGCCTCCACCATCCCATCAGAAATTGCTCGTAAGATGCTACCTTCAAAGCTCAGGACATATGGATTCTTTAACATGCTTCGTCTATGGCGTCTGCGGAGAGTCAGCTCTCTATTTGCTAG ATTGGAGAAGGATAGACACTTCAATTACTTCTGGGTTCGATGTGCAAAGCTCATTTGT GTCACACTTTTTGCTGTGCACTGTGCAGCATGCTTCTACTATCTTATTGCTGATAGGTATCCCCACCCAAGGGACACGTGGATTGGCAATACCATGCCAGATTTTCATTACCAGGGTTTGTGGATTCGCTATGTAACATCAATATATTGGTCAATCACCACACTTACCACTGTGGGATATGGGGATTATCATGCGGAAAACATAAGGGAGATGATTTTCAACATTTTCTACATGTTCTTTAACCTTGGATTGACTGCTTATTTGATCGGAAACATGACCAATTTGGTTGTCCACGGCACCAGCCGTACTCGGAAATAT AGAGATACAATTCAAGCAGCAACCAGTTTTGCCCTAAGGAATCAGTTACCAACACGGCTGCAAGATCAGATGATATCACATCTTAGCTTAAAGTTCAGGACAGACTCAGAAGGTCTTCAACAACAAGAGACTCTTGATGCACTGCCTAAGGCTATCAGATCTAGCATTGCTCAATATCTGTTTCTTACTCTGGTTCAAAAAGTTTACTTATTTGATGGAGTCTCTAATGATCTGATTTTTCAACTG GTTTCGGAGATGAAGGCTGAATATTTTCCACCAAGGGAGGATGTGATTTTGCAGAATGAAGCACCCACTGACTTCTACATTTTAGTTTCTGGTAGTGTG GAGTTTGTTGAGTTGCAAAATGGTGTGGAACAG GTGGTGGGAGTGGCTAAGTCAGGAGATGTTGTTGGAGAAATTGGCGTTCTTTGCTATAGGCCTCAACTATTCACAGTCCGAACGAGATCCTTATGTCAGCTTCTACGCATGAATCGTACCACCTTTCTCAGCATTGTTCAATCCAATGTTGGAGATGGAACTATCATAATGAACAACCTTATTCAG TTACTAAAAGATCAGAAAGACAACAGTGTAATGGTTGGTGTTCTGAAGGAGATTGAGAACATGCTAGCTCGGGGTCGTCTGGATTTGCCAATTACACTCTGCTTTGCAGTAACAAGAGGAGATGACCTTTTGTTGCAGCAACTACTTAAGCGTGGTTTAGATCCAAACGAGACAGATAACGATGGGCGTACAGCACTG ATCCGGAAGGAAAGGTTCCGCTATGGGAGGCTGTGTATGCAAAGCATGATGCAGTTGTGCAGCTGTTACTCGAGGGTGGTGCAGATCTATCATTGGGCGATACAGGATTATATGCTTGCATCGCAGTTGAAGAAAACAACACAGAGCTGCTCGAGGAAATACTCCGTCATGACGGAGATGTAA